One Verrucomicrobiales bacterium DNA window includes the following coding sequences:
- a CDS encoding small basic protein has product MSQHPSLRAAATSGGKRNVMKRFERVEILKKRGQWKAGDRVTGLRKTKPDA; this is encoded by the coding sequence ATGTCACAGCATCCTAGTTTGCGCGCAGCGGCCACTTCGGGCGGAAAACGAAACGTCATGAAGCGCTTTGAACGCGTCGAAATCCTCAAGAAACGGGGCCAATGGAAGGCCGGCGACCGCGTCACGGGTTTGCGGAAGACCAAGCCGGACGCCTAA
- a CDS encoding Glu/Leu/Phe/Val dehydrogenase, which produces MACRQFDLVADHLEIPEVQRDRVKLPKRSMTVALPIQLDNGSVKVFTGYRVQHHLTLGPTKGGLRYHPDVEIGEVAALAMWMSWKCALTGLPYGGAKGGITCNPHQMSIRELERLTRRFTQEMIPFIGPQVDIMAPDVGTNEQTMAWMMDTYSVHMGHAVPSIVTGKPVGIGGSVGRREATGRGVAYLINRAMDVVGIQASQATAAIQGYGNVGSIAALSLARYGVKIVAISDVRGGVYNAGGLNIFDLDKHVAEHGTVSGFPESEPISNAELLLLPCDILVPAALERQITGENIGRIRCRILAEAANGPTTPDADLVLDQRPEIFVIPDILCNAGGVVVSYFEWVQDLQSFFWNESEVTDKLFRILEGAFTQTLAMSRKQKIPMRLAALSIGVKRVLDAKKLRGLFP; this is translated from the coding sequence ATGGCCTGTCGCCAGTTCGACCTGGTGGCGGATCATCTGGAGATTCCGGAGGTGCAGCGGGATCGGGTGAAGCTGCCGAAGCGCTCGATGACCGTCGCATTGCCGATTCAGCTCGATAACGGTTCGGTGAAGGTATTCACCGGCTATCGAGTTCAGCATCACTTGACGTTGGGCCCCACGAAGGGCGGTCTGCGCTATCACCCCGATGTCGAAATCGGCGAGGTGGCAGCCCTGGCCATGTGGATGAGTTGGAAGTGTGCCCTCACGGGCTTGCCCTACGGGGGCGCCAAGGGAGGCATCACGTGTAATCCTCACCAGATGTCGATCCGGGAGCTGGAGCGGCTTACCCGCCGATTTACTCAAGAGATGATCCCTTTCATTGGCCCGCAGGTGGACATCATGGCACCTGATGTGGGCACCAACGAGCAGACAATGGCCTGGATGATGGACACCTACTCGGTGCACATGGGCCATGCGGTTCCCAGCATTGTCACCGGCAAACCGGTGGGCATCGGCGGATCGGTGGGACGCCGCGAGGCGACGGGGCGGGGGGTGGCTTACCTGATCAATCGCGCCATGGATGTGGTGGGTATTCAAGCGTCCCAAGCCACCGCAGCGATCCAGGGCTATGGCAACGTGGGTTCCATCGCGGCCCTCTCCCTAGCTCGTTATGGAGTTAAAATCGTGGCGATCAGCGATGTGCGCGGGGGTGTTTACAATGCCGGCGGCCTCAATATTTTTGACTTGGACAAGCATGTCGCTGAGCACGGAACCGTATCCGGGTTTCCGGAGTCGGAGCCAATCAGCAATGCAGAGCTTTTGCTCCTGCCTTGTGACATCCTCGTCCCCGCGGCTTTGGAGCGACAGATCACCGGCGAGAACATCGGACGCATCCGGTGCCGAATTCTGGCTGAGGCGGCGAACGGTCCCACCACACCCGACGCCGATCTGGTGCTCGACCAGCGACCGGAGATCTTTGTCATCCCCGACATCCTCTGCAACGCCGGCGGAGTGGTGGTCTCCTACTTCGAGTGGGTGCAGGATCTCCAGAGTTTCTTTTGGAACGAGAGCGAGGTCACCGACAAGCTGTTTCGCATCCTGGAAGGAGCGTTCACCCAGACGCTGGCGATGTCGCGCAAGCAAAAGATCCCCATGCGGTTGGCCGCGCTGAGCATCGGGGTGAAGCGCGTGCTCGACGCGAAGAAGCTGCGCGGCCTTTTTCCGTGA
- a CDS encoding (Fe-S)-binding protein, with translation MSKPSHGTTIPAGTSFLKGLDYSVVQQCMHCGMCLPTCPTYDVTKLERNSPRGRIALMRAIADDRLEPTRTFAEEMYFCLGCLACMTACPAGVNYAELFERARAEAEASGVLNSPKRSLLRRVVLKWLFEDLSRLQLVGAGLRLYQQLGLQRLIRWSGVLRLFPQRLRELEAMTPTVLDHVSADLIPAVSPARTQQRFRVALLTGCAQDLMFSDVNRDTAEVLTRNGCEVITPPEQVCCGSLHAHNGEWGLAQDLARRQIDLLPPERFDAIITNAAGCGSHLKHYHKLLEGDSRYASRAVLWDQKVKDIHEWLAQIGIRAPKITNPTPVRVTYHEACHLCHGQKITAQPRQLLRAIPGLTLVELTESTWCCGSAGIYNLIQPEMAQNLLNRKVGHLKNTQAQVVATGNPGCLLQVQNGVRAQGMEMRVAHPITLLAEAYRVEESECAKTDDL, from the coding sequence ATGAGTAAGCCATCCCACGGCACCACCATCCCAGCGGGCACCTCCTTTCTCAAGGGGTTGGATTACTCCGTGGTTCAGCAATGCATGCACTGCGGCATGTGCCTGCCCACCTGCCCCACGTATGATGTCACGAAACTGGAGCGCAACAGCCCGCGCGGACGCATCGCCTTGATGCGAGCGATCGCCGATGATCGACTCGAGCCCACGCGCACCTTCGCCGAGGAAATGTATTTCTGTCTAGGCTGCCTGGCCTGCATGACCGCCTGCCCAGCCGGGGTCAACTATGCCGAGCTCTTCGAGCGAGCCCGTGCGGAGGCAGAAGCCAGCGGCGTTCTCAACTCCCCGAAACGCTCACTCCTGCGCCGGGTGGTGCTCAAATGGCTTTTCGAGGACCTGAGTCGCCTGCAACTGGTCGGCGCAGGTTTGCGGCTGTATCAGCAGCTGGGCCTCCAGAGGCTGATCCGCTGGAGCGGCGTGCTGCGCCTCTTTCCGCAAAGGCTGCGCGAGTTGGAAGCCATGACCCCCACTGTCCTGGACCACGTCTCCGCCGACCTGATTCCGGCGGTCAGCCCCGCCCGCACCCAGCAGCGGTTCCGGGTCGCACTTCTGACCGGGTGCGCTCAGGACTTGATGTTCAGCGACGTCAACCGCGACACCGCCGAGGTTCTCACGCGAAATGGCTGTGAAGTCATCACGCCGCCCGAGCAGGTCTGCTGCGGATCCCTCCACGCGCACAACGGCGAATGGGGCCTGGCCCAGGATCTGGCCCGTCGCCAGATCGACTTGCTGCCTCCAGAACGATTCGACGCGATCATTACCAACGCCGCCGGATGCGGGTCGCATCTCAAGCACTACCACAAGTTGCTGGAGGGCGATTCTCGCTACGCTTCACGCGCCGTGTTGTGGGACCAGAAGGTGAAGGATATTCACGAATGGCTGGCCCAGATCGGCATCCGCGCCCCCAAGATCACCAACCCAACGCCGGTGCGGGTGACCTATCACGAAGCTTGCCACCTCTGCCACGGACAGAAGATCACCGCGCAGCCGCGTCAACTCCTACGGGCGATCCCGGGCCTCACACTGGTGGAGCTAACGGAGAGCACCTGGTGCTGCGGCAGCGCAGGCATTTACAACCTCATCCAGCCGGAGATGGCGCAGAATCTGTTGAACCGGAAAGTGGGTCATCTGAAGAACACCCAAGCGCAAGTCGTAGCCACTGGAAATCCGGGATGCCTGTTACAAGTGCAGAACGGCGTTCGGGCTCAGGGAATGGAGATGCGGGTCGCGCATCCGATCACACTGCTGGCTGAAGCCTACCGAGTGGAAGAGTCGGAGTGTGCAAAGACAGACGACCTCTGA
- a CDS encoding SH3 domain-containing protein: MKTNCWLTLSLAFYVAGSAAEFAANAASTTAPAKTPAKKSPPAAAVAKASTAAALQAGPAEVTQEHVNVRAQADIDSEVVSRLSRNDVVKVIEEVTIKKASPGEPTRWAKIAWPAGAPVWVYADFVDKASMQVKVAKLNLRTGPGENHSVVGHLEKGASLKKLDAKGDWIKVEAPDSCVAFVAANLLHSKATQPETLSLAANPSAPITGLRPLTSTAPRPMPPPLPATTTTDLQRDIVVTQPKPATIPTFTLPPPQPPRPTPTPATLAGISPPPVPAPTSTPAPIVPVPAPSETKPSPILTREPGEIDFRPQREETYVKRIVTREGLVRRNYNIQAPTALVLENIHNGRVMNYLYSTSTNMNLNSYRGRVVTVTGEEALDERWPNVPVIRVETLQTDP, from the coding sequence ATGAAAACCAATTGCTGGTTAACTCTTTCCCTGGCGTTTTATGTCGCCGGTTCGGCCGCGGAGTTCGCGGCCAATGCGGCATCCACCACGGCCCCGGCGAAAACCCCTGCGAAAAAGTCGCCCCCGGCCGCAGCGGTTGCCAAGGCGAGCACGGCCGCCGCGCTGCAGGCGGGTCCGGCCGAGGTGACCCAAGAACACGTCAATGTGCGTGCTCAAGCGGACATCGATAGCGAGGTGGTCTCCCGCCTCAGCCGCAACGATGTCGTCAAGGTCATCGAAGAGGTCACGATCAAGAAAGCAAGCCCAGGCGAACCCACGCGCTGGGCGAAGATCGCCTGGCCAGCTGGCGCGCCCGTGTGGGTTTATGCTGACTTCGTCGATAAGGCCTCCATGCAGGTCAAGGTCGCCAAGCTCAACCTGCGCACCGGCCCCGGAGAGAATCATAGTGTGGTCGGCCACCTCGAAAAAGGGGCCAGCCTCAAAAAGCTCGATGCCAAAGGCGACTGGATCAAAGTCGAGGCACCCGATAGCTGCGTCGCGTTCGTAGCGGCTAACCTGCTCCACAGCAAAGCCACGCAGCCAGAGACACTCTCCTTGGCGGCCAACCCGAGCGCACCGATAACGGGCCTGCGCCCCTTGACGTCGACTGCTCCACGCCCGATGCCGCCGCCGCTACCGGCCACCACCACCACGGACCTTCAGCGCGACATCGTGGTCACCCAGCCCAAACCGGCCACGATCCCGACCTTCACCTTGCCGCCGCCGCAGCCGCCGCGACCGACCCCGACGCCGGCAACTCTAGCCGGAATCTCCCCGCCCCCTGTCCCAGCCCCGACGTCCACACCGGCTCCAATCGTCCCGGTGCCAGCCCCATCGGAAACCAAACCCTCCCCGATCCTCACCCGCGAACCGGGCGAGATTGATTTTCGTCCGCAACGCGAGGAGACCTACGTCAAGCGCATCGTCACTCGCGAGGGTCTGGTTCGCCGAAACTACAACATCCAAGCTCCGACCGCCCTGGTGCTGGAAAACATCCACAACGGTCGGGTGATGAACTATCTTTATTCGACCAGCACGAACATGAATCTCAACTCTTACCGCGGCCGAGTGGTCACTGTAACAGGCGAGGAAGCCTTGGATGAACGCTGGCCCAATGTGCCGGTCATCCGCGTGGAGACCTTGCAAACCGACCCATGA
- a CDS encoding rRNA pseudouridine synthase, with protein MIRLQKFLAECGVASRRAAEKLILEGRVRVNGQIVQELGKKVHPNEDRVDVDGSFVKVKRKVYIALNKPLRYLCTRTDPLNRRTVIDLLPTEWSKVYPVGRLDYESEGLLFLTNDGDFALRLTHPRYGVKKIYEAIIEGKVDRSVIRKITTGVESEGETLKASAAKLLMTNERHSLVQVELTEGKNREVRRLFAGCGLEVARLVRTKIGPIKLAELPSGKWRTLTETEIKSLLART; from the coding sequence TTGATCCGCTTACAAAAATTTTTAGCCGAGTGCGGTGTTGCCTCTCGCAGGGCCGCAGAAAAACTCATTTTGGAAGGACGGGTCCGTGTGAACGGACAAATCGTCCAAGAACTAGGCAAAAAAGTCCACCCGAACGAGGATCGAGTGGATGTGGACGGCAGTTTCGTCAAGGTGAAGCGAAAGGTGTATATCGCTCTCAACAAACCGTTGAGGTACCTGTGCACCCGCACCGATCCACTGAATCGGCGAACCGTGATTGACCTGCTCCCGACGGAATGGTCGAAGGTCTATCCGGTCGGCCGCCTAGATTATGAGTCTGAGGGGCTCCTCTTCCTGACCAACGATGGTGATTTCGCGCTTCGCCTGACGCATCCTCGCTACGGAGTGAAGAAGATCTACGAGGCCATTATCGAGGGTAAAGTGGATCGATCCGTGATCCGTAAAATCACCACCGGCGTGGAATCCGAGGGCGAGACCTTGAAGGCTTCGGCAGCCAAACTGCTCATGACCAACGAACGTCATAGCCTCGTCCAGGTCGAATTAACTGAGGGAAAGAACCGAGAGGTACGTCGGTTGTTTGCAGGCTGTGGGCTTGAGGTCGCACGGCTGGTCCGAACCAAGATCGGCCCGATCAAGTTAGCCGAGCTCCCCTCAGGTAAATGGCGAACGTTGACAGAAACCGAGATAAAATCTCTACTTGCGCGCACATGA
- a CDS encoding chemotaxis protein CheX: MDTLTHVHAWTKVALQTTLGPLLSVTMEEAPVSGTSSSDKIVTGVGFVGSVMGVVNFELPGSVAEQITRKLLCLSPEEPADLQVIKDALGEIANMVVGQVKTRLCEAGKNCVLALPTVVPGELRRMPESPLILQDTFGLKMGDSSMRAQILIRVV; encoded by the coding sequence ATGGACACCCTGACCCATGTCCACGCCTGGACTAAAGTGGCTCTTCAAACGACTCTGGGACCGCTCCTGTCGGTAACCATGGAGGAGGCACCGGTCAGCGGGACGTCATCGTCCGACAAGATTGTCACCGGTGTGGGTTTCGTCGGGAGTGTCATGGGTGTGGTCAACTTCGAGCTTCCCGGCTCGGTTGCTGAACAGATCACCCGCAAACTCCTGTGCCTCTCGCCAGAGGAACCGGCCGACCTTCAGGTCATCAAGGATGCCCTCGGGGAGATCGCCAACATGGTGGTCGGACAGGTTAAAACCCGGCTCTGCGAGGCTGGAAAGAACTGTGTTCTCGCGCTTCCCACCGTCGTTCCAGGCGAGCTTCGGCGCATGCCGGAATCCCCGCTGATCCTCCAGGATACCTTCGGACTCAAGATGGGTGATTCCTCGATGCGGGCTCAAATCCTGATCCGGGTGGTATAA
- the tadA gene encoding Flp pilus assembly complex ATPase component TadA, translated as MPPVKSFGERIADALMADGLIHPKQVEELLELQKQKGTRLIKLIAEKGLVSDQDMTVSMGRVLNVPPINLSRLAIPGDVAEIVPRDMAHNHKVIPLARLENKLLLAMADPLNVLAIDDVRRITKMEVSPMIASEKAIMDKLAQVDSAQSGSMEDIIQDVQKQAEMEAEAESLETVKEALDDSSNIDKLAAAGEEAPVIKLANLILVQAIKERASDIHIEPFEKMVRLRYRVDGALVDRTSPPKNMQVALMSRLKIMASLDIAERRLPQDGRMRVKVLGKDFDLRVSFLPTVHGEKCVLRVLDKSNLSGSLEKIGMDPDTFKRFKAAVDAPHGLILVTGPTGSGKTTTLYSALNELNRPEYNIITVEDPVEFQIAGINQVPTKKEIGLTFASALRSILRQDPDIVMIGEIRDTETAEIAVEASLTGHQVLSTLHCNDAPGAIARLDDMGIQPFLISSAVILSCAQRLMRRICLNCKEPVQYPDKMYEDLDIPTDFYQGVTLYRGRGCERCGNTGYAGRLAIIEVMTVSDEIRKLVIERASAMEVGKLAVAQGMKTLRVAALDKVRQGLTTLEQTLVVTAAH; from the coding sequence ATGCCCCCCGTCAAATCATTTGGAGAGCGCATAGCCGATGCCCTGATGGCCGACGGCCTCATCCACCCCAAACAGGTGGAGGAGTTGCTGGAGCTTCAGAAGCAGAAGGGCACCCGCCTCATCAAGCTCATCGCGGAAAAGGGATTGGTGAGCGATCAGGACATGACCGTGTCCATGGGCCGGGTCCTCAACGTTCCCCCCATCAATCTTTCCCGCCTCGCCATCCCCGGCGATGTCGCCGAGATCGTGCCGCGCGACATGGCGCACAATCACAAGGTGATTCCGCTCGCGCGCCTGGAAAACAAGCTGCTGCTGGCGATGGCTGATCCGCTGAACGTTCTCGCCATCGACGACGTCCGGCGCATCACCAAGATGGAAGTCTCCCCCATGATCGCCTCGGAGAAGGCGATCATGGACAAGCTGGCTCAGGTGGATTCCGCCCAGTCCGGGTCCATGGAAGACATCATCCAGGACGTCCAAAAGCAGGCTGAGATGGAGGCCGAGGCGGAGAGCCTGGAAACAGTCAAGGAAGCCCTCGACGACTCGTCCAACATCGACAAGCTCGCCGCCGCCGGTGAGGAGGCTCCCGTCATCAAGCTTGCCAACTTGATTTTGGTTCAGGCCATCAAGGAGCGAGCGAGCGATATTCACATCGAACCCTTTGAGAAGATGGTTCGGCTGAGGTATCGCGTGGATGGTGCGCTGGTCGACCGGACTTCGCCCCCGAAGAACATGCAGGTGGCGCTGATGTCCCGGTTGAAGATCATGGCCAGCCTCGACATCGCCGAGCGACGGCTGCCGCAGGACGGTCGTATGCGCGTCAAGGTGCTGGGCAAGGACTTCGATCTGCGTGTCTCCTTTTTGCCTACCGTGCACGGCGAAAAATGCGTTCTGCGCGTTTTGGACAAGAGCAATCTTTCCGGTAGCTTGGAAAAAATCGGGATGGATCCCGACACCTTCAAGCGCTTTAAGGCGGCGGTTGACGCTCCCCACGGCCTCATTCTCGTGACCGGCCCAACCGGCTCTGGAAAGACCACGACGCTGTACTCGGCGCTCAATGAGCTGAATCGCCCGGAATACAACATCATCACGGTGGAGGATCCGGTTGAATTTCAGATCGCGGGTATCAACCAGGTTCCGACTAAGAAGGAGATCGGACTTACCTTCGCCAGCGCTTTGAGGTCTATTCTGCGTCAGGATCCCGACATCGTCATGATCGGTGAGATTCGGGACACGGAGACGGCGGAGATCGCGGTTGAGGCTTCGCTGACCGGCCATCAGGTGCTGAGCACCCTGCATTGCAATGACGCGCCTGGCGCCATCGCCCGTCTCGACGACATGGGCATCCAGCCCTTTCTGATCTCGTCGGCTGTCATCTTGTCCTGCGCACAGCGCCTCATGCGCCGGATCTGCCTTAACTGCAAAGAGCCGGTTCAATATCCTGATAAAATGTACGAGGATTTGGACATTCCCACGGACTTTTATCAGGGGGTGACTCTGTATCGTGGGCGTGGCTGCGAACGTTGCGGTAACACGGGCTACGCTGGTCGGCTCGCGATCATCGAGGTCATGACCGTGAGCGATGAAATCCGCAAGCTCGTCATCGAACGTGCGAGCGCCATGGAGGTGGGAAAACTCGCCGTGGCGCAGGGCATGAAGACCCTTCGGGTGGCGGCCCTGGACAAGGTTCGGCAGGGCTTGACGACACTGGAGCAGACCCTGGTTGTCACCGCCGCACACTGA
- a CDS encoding methyl-accepting chemotaxis protein has translation MTKNLSLRGKILLVLAPVLVLNLLGGTVAYFQFVKLEHLIAKANLHTEALQNHQECDMMHDAIRGDMLAALRGAATGDGKVPSEIKADFEEHSKNFVEKLEQNLQRPLSPTASASLKEVSAPMAQYTSSAATLLKKADDNLKAAEELLPSFYTAFKDLEVHMEKVSDTLAAETRAVSDQAHQSVTRFQHSLAVAGIVALLLLILLPVFVVRTLPVPFQRIADTLSHSSKETLGSVHELSGASRSLAGNAEKQAASLEEASAALEEISSMVRRNGESAKSAASLAKQAREVAESGGEVVETAAAVTRRLSTSSTELKQAMGGVKSASDEIAKIIKNIDEIAFQTNILALNAAVEAARAGEAGLGFAVVADEVRNLAQRSATAAKETANRIAAAISQSSTGLQVSEKVANDLNEVQVHFGHVERNLASILDQARKVDEHVSQIAQASDEQSTGIQQVTRAVSEIDQMTQHNAAAAHQTASLVESLNHQAVVLEETVVNLMKLVGGESKHPQATEVARIDSLPPRSGGTPHEPQVELQRAA, from the coding sequence ATGACGAAGAATCTCTCCCTGCGGGGAAAAATCTTATTAGTGCTAGCACCGGTCTTGGTCTTGAACCTTCTGGGCGGCACAGTCGCGTATTTCCAGTTTGTGAAACTGGAGCATCTCATTGCCAAGGCCAACCTGCATACCGAAGCTCTGCAGAACCATCAGGAGTGCGACATGATGCACGACGCGATCCGCGGAGACATGCTCGCCGCACTGCGTGGGGCCGCCACCGGCGATGGAAAAGTTCCGAGTGAGATCAAAGCGGATTTTGAGGAGCATTCGAAAAATTTTGTAGAGAAGCTCGAACAGAATCTACAACGACCGCTCTCACCCACAGCGAGCGCCAGTTTGAAGGAAGTGAGCGCTCCCATGGCGCAGTACACCTCGAGTGCAGCAACCTTGCTCAAGAAGGCGGACGACAACCTTAAGGCCGCGGAGGAGCTTCTGCCTTCTTTCTACACAGCCTTCAAGGATCTTGAAGTCCATATGGAAAAGGTGAGCGACACCTTGGCGGCCGAAACACGAGCCGTCAGCGACCAGGCCCATCAGAGCGTCACCCGCTTTCAACATTCGCTGGCCGTGGCAGGAATCGTGGCGCTGCTGCTGCTCATCTTACTCCCGGTGTTCGTGGTCAGAACCCTACCGGTCCCCTTCCAGCGGATTGCCGATACCCTGTCTCACTCCTCAAAGGAAACCTTGGGATCCGTCCATGAACTGAGTGGCGCGAGTCGCTCGCTCGCCGGGAACGCTGAGAAGCAGGCAGCCTCGCTCGAGGAGGCCAGCGCGGCTCTGGAGGAAATTTCGAGCATGGTTCGACGGAATGGTGAGAGCGCCAAATCAGCAGCGTCTCTCGCCAAGCAGGCGCGGGAAGTCGCGGAGTCCGGCGGCGAAGTCGTCGAAACCGCCGCCGCCGTGACCCGCAGACTGTCTACTTCAAGCACCGAGCTCAAGCAGGCCATGGGAGGGGTCAAATCCGCGAGTGATGAGATCGCCAAAATCATCAAGAACATCGATGAGATCGCCTTTCAAACGAATATCCTGGCCCTAAACGCGGCCGTTGAAGCCGCCCGGGCCGGCGAGGCCGGCCTGGGGTTTGCCGTGGTCGCCGACGAGGTTCGGAATCTTGCCCAGCGGAGCGCCACCGCCGCAAAGGAAACGGCTAACCGCATCGCAGCAGCCATCTCCCAGAGCAGCACCGGCTTGCAGGTCAGCGAAAAAGTAGCCAACGATTTAAATGAGGTGCAAGTCCACTTCGGCCATGTCGAACGCAACCTGGCATCGATCCTGGACCAAGCCAGAAAAGTGGACGAGCATGTGAGTCAGATCGCACAAGCGTCCGATGAACAATCGACTGGGATCCAACAGGTCACTCGCGCCGTTTCAGAGATCGACCAAATGACACAACACAATGCCGCGGCAGCTCACCAAACCGCGAGCCTCGTGGAATCGCTCAATCATCAGGCAGTCGTGCTGGAGGAAACCGTGGTTAATCTCATGAAGCTGGTGGGCGGTGAAAGCAAACACCCCCAAGCTACCGAGGTAGCCCGGATCGATTCACTACCCCCTCGCTCGGGAGGCACACCACACGAGCCCCAGGTCGAACTTCAGCGGGCAGCTTAA
- a CDS encoding bifunctional 5,10-methylenetetrahydrofolate dehydrogenase/5,10-methenyltetrahydrofolate cyclohydrolase, whose amino-acid sequence MTVPGNLIDGRALAEAIHQETAQRIAALQSKGVVPGLTFIRVGEDPASRVYVGMKEKTAQRLGIQSTTRVLPDHTTESELLELISRLNDDPGCHGILVQAPLPSHIQASRVFASVSPQKDVDGFHPENVGKLMLGDPTGFVPCTPGGIQEMLIRKGVKTDGAEVVILGRGDIVGKPMAAILCQKSKHANATVTLCHSRTRNVSEHCRRADVVIAAMGVAEFLKADMVKPGAVVIDVGVNRIPAPGTKDGTRLVGDVDFAAIQPIAGLITPNPGGVGPMTIAMLMRNTVRAAEMT is encoded by the coding sequence ATGACGGTCCCCGGCAATTTGATCGATGGGCGGGCACTTGCCGAAGCAATCCATCAGGAAACCGCCCAGCGGATAGCAGCGCTCCAATCGAAGGGGGTTGTCCCCGGTTTGACCTTCATTCGAGTAGGCGAGGATCCGGCCTCCCGCGTGTACGTCGGCATGAAGGAGAAAACCGCGCAGCGTTTGGGCATCCAGTCAACCACGCGCGTCCTGCCCGACCACACCACGGAATCAGAGCTACTCGAGCTCATCTCCCGATTGAACGATGATCCTGGGTGCCATGGAATTCTGGTTCAAGCCCCCCTCCCCTCCCATATCCAAGCCTCCCGCGTCTTCGCGTCCGTGAGTCCACAGAAGGATGTGGACGGCTTCCATCCGGAGAACGTGGGAAAACTAATGCTCGGAGACCCCACGGGATTTGTCCCCTGCACTCCCGGAGGCATTCAGGAGATGTTAATCCGCAAAGGTGTCAAAACGGACGGCGCGGAGGTGGTCATCCTGGGCCGGGGCGACATCGTCGGGAAGCCCATGGCCGCGATTCTCTGCCAAAAGTCCAAGCATGCCAACGCCACGGTGACCCTCTGTCACTCTCGAACGCGGAATGTTTCAGAACATTGCCGTCGTGCCGATGTGGTCATAGCCGCGATGGGTGTCGCGGAGTTCCTGAAAGCAGATATGGTGAAGCCAGGAGCCGTCGTGATCGACGTGGGAGTGAACCGAATTCCTGCGCCAGGGACCAAGGACGGCACACGACTGGTGGGCGACGTGGACTTTGCAGCCATCCAACCCATTGCCGGATTAATCACCCCGAATCCAGGTGGAGTTGGGCCCATGACCATAGCCATGCTGATGCGCAATACGGTAAGAGCGGCAGAAATGACCTGA